ATCACATTTGAAATGTTATTGCTCAATGTAGCCTTCATCCTTCACAATGTTTTCAAATTGCTTAATGAATTCCTTGGCAACCTTGGAGTCAGAACTTGCGGCCTCCCCATGACGTACTACACTGTAGGCCTCTAAGCcactatccggtctgttttccatatctccctcctctaccgcacctaaatcaaataatcaactcatcagcacgCTGTCCAGAAACTTGATACcaatcccaattatttgattcagatgtgttggtggagggagatatggaaaagagACCAGATAGCGGCTCTCGAagaccggagttggccacccctgtactaCAGAATGTATATCGGtccttttcatgtatttttgaaaACAACAATGGTAAGCCTTGAATTTTTATTGTGATGCCTTGAACCTTTCCTCTTCGCATCACTCTGTGACAGTTTTAAAATTACGATAAATGGTGCTTGCCTTCCCACATATTATTGCTTCAGTGACCAAATCACCAacaattttattattcattcatcttccatacggGACATCCTCGAAACGGTTGCGGGGGTATGCcggaagcctatcccagctgactttgggtgataGGCAGAGTAGTAAaccctagaccaggggtgtccaaactttttgcaaagagggccagatttggtaaggtgaaaatgtgtgcgggccgactatttagcctgacattctttgaaccattaacattaaatacaaattaaccttttgggatttttttttaattacaaatggcatacttttacttttacattttttttttacatttaggtttttaccgaaatcacaaaccacaaaaaattaagaaaactatcaaggatatctgagttcatgtgaaacatcacatattattcactattatatgctcactgtaggaacagtgctgaaaacaaaacaatgatcactgcatattcaaactgtgattttgaccatcacaaaaaaaataatgaactcatgtattttatactgtggtcaacagtgctggcgggccgtgtattattgatttcatgatggaggccacgggccggtaaaaatttgtccacgggccttaattggcccgtgggccggactttggacatggcTGCCCTAGACTGTTTGCCAACCAGTCATTAGGAACACAGAGAGCCAAACCACCCACGCTCACAAATATACTGCCACCACTGGGAATCGAGCCTGGGCATGCCTGCATCAaggtcaggcaagtgaacctctacaccacgaggcagcAACAGACAATTTCCTGACCCTTAATCCTTATTCCATGTCAGCAAAAGGCATTCCATTTCTTCCAAAATAGCCCTATGATGTTTAGAGAAGAAAGTTGTCCCCATGTatgttttgaccattttgatgCCTCACATTTGCATTATATGACCGTTGTGATTGTGATTCTGGTTCACTTCTGTTAGGCTTCTTGGGACCCATTTCTTTcacaagaaaaaacaatatgTTGTGTAAATGGAATAATCAaaaattaagacataaaagcagcaaaaacataaAACGAGCAAgggtggacggagctaccgcggccCCCGGCTGCCGcctaaacagcgccattttggttacggtagctaaatcggactcaaaaagacgttgtaaagttggacaaaaactggaaccacacacaggaagtcttccacgagatggggaacttctgcagattTTGACtgaggtggagaatatgcagtcCCTcatccaagcttatccgcacagttcctcagtagtctgaagctgaagaaaacagcagcagggcagaactcctcgactccgttgctggtaagcgccgacagctcttccatcctatcCCACGATGGAGTGGTTGGTCAGAAGCactgcctcttctcccggcaattttgtccagctccgaaactcAGCAgaaaacagctagtcccatgtgtgtgacagcgttgGCATTGCTGGCTGGTTCCAAAAAACAAGTagccgaaagaagccaggctaacagaacaaggaaagttgtgaaaacaataaaataaaaagtataaagtacaaaggaaagtaaaaaagaatgtattacaaaatattaaaatgtaatttaaaaacagataggtgggctgtaaaacatgaaaaacataaaaatgtacaGAGCCACCCACCGGTGGGAGGCTCGTTACATCTCAGGGTTACCAAATCAGAAAAACAGCCACCAACCCAATTACACCATAAGTCTACCTACCCAGTCCAATTTATCGGGAACCCACCAACATGTCAACACTGCTGCAGCTACTAGAACTTGGCATTAGCTCTTTTATACAACAGATATGGGGACACACTGTgaatacttatttttaaatcatttttcttgttgttgcagtgtcaatatatatatatatatatatatatatatatatatatatatatatatatatatatatatatatatatatatatatatatatatatatatatatatatatatatatatatatatatatatatatagatagatatatatagatatatatatatatatatatatatatatatatatatatatatatatatatatatatatatatatatatatatatatatatatatatatatatatatatatatatatatatatatatatatatatatatatatatatatatatatatatatatatatatatatatatatatatatatatatatatatatatatatatatatatatatatatatatatatatatatatatatatatatatatatatatatatatatatatatatatatatatatatatatatatatatatatatatatatatatatatatatatatatatatatatatatatatatatatatatatatatatatatatatatatatatatatatatatatatatatatatatatatatatatatatatatatatatatatatatatatatatatatatatatatatatatatatatatatatatatatatatatatatatatatatatatatatatatatatatatatatatatatatatatatatatatatatatatacacactaggaattcagagtgttcaaccagcctgcctTGCATGTAAATCACCCGTGCTAATTATTCTAGAGCCTTCGTTGGCTTGGTTAAGTTTCCTGTAATTTAACAAATTACAAGACTGATCTTGAACTTTTATCTATGCATTAGGATTAAGGAAATGATCATGAGCACAACAAATAAGATTTTATCATCAATATtttattacatatttaaataaatatttcatcaaataacTTTCAGAccaaatgatatatatttttagatcaaaagaaatatacataaaatggTTTAGACGACAAGGGTGCTAGACAAATAATGAATATGACCAGGCTGGGTTTCATTACACCTTTAACAACATTTATCCACACAACACCGAAGTAAGTGTGAAAAATTGGTGATAATAAACTATAGCTTCCCCTCATTTCACAATTGTATTATCAGAGCATTTGCCTGTCGGGTATAGAGCCTGTAAATAGCCATAGGTTTCCTTGAGCACCAGGCCCTGGTATacaaaaagaccccaaaagCAAGatgggcatttaaaaaaaacctactaaTTTATATCAATATGTTTgtgcatctaaaaaaaataactaattaatttttttgagaTGTATATACATCAGAAATTAATAGTCTGATGTACAAAAATAGATTCTCACTTTTGTCTATTTACAGTTTTCCacaccacccaaaaaataaaaaataacagagCTACATGTTAAGATAGAGATATTGCTCAGCTAAAAAGATCAGAGGAAAGCAAGGAATCTATCCTGATAAGTCAGCCAGTCCGTCTGCTTTCCTTCTGTCACACCACCTTTTCCAACTTCAAATCCATAGCCCTTTCATGAGTACTTTGTACGTTTAGTCCTTTGGTTAAATGGATATTGAATGAAGTCAAAAGGTCGATGTTGGCTTGTGATTGCAGGTTGCTGACCACTTGGCATTCTCTTCATAAAATGGACCTCCCGCTGGTGCTGTTGTGTCCGCGAACCTTTCCGTGGCCGTCCCCGACGGGTAAAGGCCATGTACCATCCCTCATACCTGGCATTCCTCAGCGCCGTGTAGTTGTTCTCCAATACAATTTCAGTAAAGATACAATCACGCCTTAGTCCATTTTTCTGCACAAATCACATGTTTGTTAATGCCTAAAAATGTAAGCAATGTAAGCCTAAACTCATCTGTCCCCTCTTTGCCCACACCAAGACACAGGCAAACTCACTAATGCCTTCTTCTCTCATTCCTTAAGCACAGCATATTACATACATTACCAATGGAGGAAACAGGTCCTTTTGgaaaccagatttttttaaatctaacacACAGACATGAAATTATTACTGTGGAGATGACTTGGAAACACATGAAATTATTACTGTGGAGATGACTTGGAAACAGTGCtacaagaaaattaaacaaaataaaaacaaaaaaaaatcccctacaaattgttattgtttctttcttttcaatAAATCTCAGTACGACTCCTTTGATTAGGTTAACATAACCTTTAACATTTGACTCAAGATCCCGCAACAGTACACCTTCTCACCTTGCCAATGAGCTTCCCCCTCTTGTTCATGCAGATGTAGAGGCTAGTCTCGGCTCCCTTGATACGCACTCGACTTCCAAATGTGTCTGTCTCCACAATTAGTTTAGCTGACAGGTAAGAAAAACACTACTGTTAGTAAACAACATTTGAACAATGTATTGGTCCCGCTCTGAAGTATTTTAAACTAATTTCATCTGACTCTTTTGATCTGTTTGATTTCCTGAACATGACATTATGAAAATAAGCAAGTAAGTAACAGAAAAGCTTTTTCAAATAACCCCTTCACTGTCTACATATATAACAAATAAACCAGTGGAATCCGTCCAGGATTTATGCATCctcaaaatcattcaaaaatgatAATATCGGGTGTCCTTTGAGTCTTTGAAAGTTATGGAGGCAGGCACATCATCCCCATGAAGATATATTTTGCAAATAAATCTGCATTGATCTCTCATTTTAAGATTTACATTctgcattgttaaaaaaatgacgcaTGACAGACAAAGAATGACAAAGCATATTGtacaaattatattatatagatTCTGAATGTCTATGAAAATTTTAACATCTTTAAGAAACTAAATTACGtctaaaactaaaatatttgtattcattaaccttttttaaatgtatttttaaataggcCAAGTTACAAATGAATTTGGAATTTAATAtagatcaaaataaataaatggattttcaAAAACGGCACATGAATTCAAATGATATTCTCTTTGAGAAGACAGCATTATATGATTCCAAGTACTGAACTGGGCCGTACCGTGTACATCTCCATCATCAGCCATGGCGTTGATCTTCTTGTTGGGCAGAACCTGCACGTGCTTGCCGCTGGTCCGACTGTACAGTTGGTAGATCCGTATCAACCTGCGGCTCACGCGGTCTGTCACTTTGCCCTGCTCGCTTACATGCTGCGTGAAATTAGGCGGGGACTGATTGGTTACCTGTCAGAAATTACATGTCATCACAATCAGTTTGTGTACacgtagtatatatatatatatatatatatatatatatatatatatatatatatatatatatatatatatatatatatatatatatatatatatatatatatatatatatatatatatatatatatatatatatatatatatatatatatatatatatatatatatatatatatatatatatatatatatatatatatatatatatatatatatatatatatatatatatatatataaatatataaaaataaatatatggctGAACTAACTAGAGTGGCAGCTTCCCCAAAATAGAATAGCATTGTTCAAAAGTACAAAAGTACAAGGGGAAAAACAGCcatgttgttttaaaaaaaagagccatAAGAATTTCCTTGGCCCATTGGGGTTCCCCGGCGACCCGCTCAGACTGCCGCGGAACCCATCTGACATCATGAGATAAGGTTAAGGTGTTTTAAGATCGcattttattttactaaaaTTGAGTCAGATGGTAAATGTtggcaaaaactgaaaaaaaacgtacCTGGGCGTAAAAGAAGATAAATAAGTGTATAAACctgaaaagcaaaagaaaatattacaaatcCAATGGTGTCATTAATACACAAGTTAAAAATAGAGCAGAGGTACTCACACGTATCTGTGTCGATAAGTGGGTCGCATGTTAGACAGGAAGGAAATATCCTTCCAGAAAATATAAAGAGTCGGAATTTCAATCCCTGCTGTCCAGTAGGGAATCAATCTATGAAGCTCCAAATGAATTGATACAATCCTTTAAAAGTTAGAGGTCCTGGCAGGTGTTCATGGATGTGCCGCAGATTTTTAGCATTTCAATGTCAGATGAACGTTGTCTGTTCCTGCTCCAAGAACACAGCATATAGTTCAAGTTGATGAATGACTTAAACTGTCTCTTTCAAATTGAATGATGgcaaaacttttaagtgcacttGCTGAGGCCGATCTatccattgaattatcggaaagacacaacatatatatatttatatatatatatatatatatatatatatatatatatatatatatatatatatatatatatatatatatatatatatatatatatatatatatatatatatatatatatatatatatatatatatatatatatatatatatatatatatatatatatatatatatatatatatatatatatatatatatatatatatatatatatatatatatatatatatatatatatatatatatatatatatatatatatatatatatatatat
The nucleotide sequence above comes from Stigmatopora nigra isolate UIUO_SnigA chromosome 12, RoL_Snig_1.1, whole genome shotgun sequence. Encoded proteins:
- the fgf8a gene encoding LOW QUALITY PROTEIN: fibroblast growth factor 8 (The sequence of the model RefSeq protein was modified relative to this genomic sequence to represent the inferred CDS: deleted 1 base in 1 codon) codes for the protein MLFYFGEAATLVTNQSPPNFTQHVSEQGKVTDRVSRRLIRIYQLYSRTSGKHVQVLPNKKINAMADDGDVHAKLIVETDTFGSRVRIKGAETSLYICMNKRGKLIGKKNGLRRDCIFTEIVLENNYTALRNARYEGWYMAFTRRGRPRKGSRTQQHQREVHFMKRMPSGQQPASQANIDLLTSFNIHLTKGLNVQSTHERAMDLKLEKVV